One Desulfonatronovibrio magnus genomic window carries:
- a CDS encoding DUF6447 family protein, producing the protein MPTITIDGKQYDTETLPEEAKQQIASIQFVDKKIEELKNETAVYQTTRNGYARALSEMLNK; encoded by the coding sequence TTGCCGACCATTACTATTGATGGAAAACAGTACGACACAGAAACCCTTCCTGAGGAAGCAAAGCAGCAGATTGCTTCCATCCAGTTTGTGGATAAAAAGATTGAAGAACTGAAAAATGAAACGGCAGTCTACCAAACCACCAGAAACGGATATGCCAGAGCACTCTCAGAGATGCTTAACAAATAA